The following proteins come from a genomic window of Winogradskyella sp. PC-19:
- a CDS encoding quinol:cytochrome C oxidoreductase has product MEYKISNRLKLTALILFIVGLAGVGYGFYSAHQVTEDNIAEYMNDGHHGEGHGEEAHGEEAHQDGGNSNIIASVEGDGDAHAEESHEMTHEEHALHQIHNRPYAALYVAAFFFFMIALGVLAFYAIQYASQAGWSPVLFRVMEGITAYVLPGGILVLLAAALGDSHIFIWMDPEVVAHDEIIQAKESWLNKGWFFARGIIFLAGWSAYRYFSRKFSLAQDSVDGNSNFKKNFRISAGFLVFYIYTESMMSWDWIMSVDPHWFSTLFGWYVFASMFVSGITVIALITIYLKSKGLLEFVNDSHLHDLAKFMFGISIFWTYLWFSQFMLIWYSNIPEEVTYFVARIEDYTLPFFGMVAMNFLFPLLLLMNSDYKRIPWFVVMAGVVILCGHYLDVFNMIMPATVSERWFIGAPELGAICLFAGIFLFVVFTALSKAPLLAKGNPFLKESENFHY; this is encoded by the coding sequence ATGGAATATAAAATTTCAAATCGATTAAAATTAACAGCACTTATCCTTTTTATTGTTGGACTAGCAGGTGTTGGATACGGTTTTTATTCGGCACACCAGGTAACTGAAGATAATATTGCCGAGTACATGAATGATGGTCATCATGGTGAAGGTCACGGTGAGGAAGCTCACGGAGAAGAGGCACATCAAGATGGAGGAAATTCAAATATCATAGCCTCTGTAGAAGGTGATGGTGATGCACATGCCGAGGAAAGTCATGAGATGACTCATGAAGAACACGCATTACATCAAATACATAACAGACCTTATGCTGCACTTTATGTAGCTGCTTTCTTTTTCTTTATGATAGCTTTAGGTGTGTTAGCATTCTACGCGATACAATATGCTTCGCAAGCAGGATGGTCTCCGGTACTTTTTAGAGTTATGGAAGGTATTACAGCTTATGTCTTACCAGGTGGTATTTTAGTTTTATTAGCAGCTGCTTTGGGCGATTCTCATATCTTTATTTGGATGGATCCAGAAGTTGTTGCACATGATGAAATTATTCAAGCAAAAGAAAGCTGGTTAAATAAAGGATGGTTTTTTGCAAGAGGAATTATATTCTTAGCTGGTTGGTCTGCATACCGTTATTTCTCTCGTAAGTTTTCATTAGCACAAGACAGTGTTGATGGTAACAGTAACTTTAAAAAGAATTTCAGAATATCAGCAGGTTTCTTAGTATTTTATATCTATACAGAATCTATGATGTCTTGGGATTGGATTATGTCAGTGGATCCACACTGGTTTTCGACATTATTTGGATGGTATGTATTTGCAAGTATGTTTGTAAGTGGTATTACTGTTATTGCTTTAATTACTATTTACTTAAAATCTAAAGGATTGTTAGAGTTTGTTAATGATAGCCATTTACATGATTTAGCTAAGTTTATGTTTGGAATTAGTATTTTCTGGACATACCTATGGTTCTCTCAGTTCATGCTAATCTGGTATTCTAATATCCCTGAAGAGGTAACATATTTCGTAGCTCGTATAGAAGACTATACATTGCCATTCTTTGGTATGGTAGCGATGAATTTCTTATTCCCACTATTACTATTAATGAATAGCGATTACAAGCGCATACCTTGGTTTGTAGTTATGGCGGGTGTTGTAATATTATGTGGACACTACTTAGATGTATTCAACATGATTATGCCTGCAACGGTAAGCGAAAGATGGTTTATAGGAGCGCCAGAACTTGGAGCAATATGCCTATTTGCTGGAATATTCTTATTTGTTGTGTTTACAGCACTAAGTAAAGCGCCATTATTGGCAAAAGGAAACCCATTCTTAAAAGAAAGTGAAAACTTTCATTATTAA
- a CDS encoding TAT-variant-translocated molybdopterin oxidoreductase — translation MSSNKKYWKSVEELNENSPIVETLQQNEFVEAIPTDEFLGDKETLESSSTTRRDFLKYVGFSTAAASLAACEGPVVKSIPYVVQPKEIIPGVANYYATTIADGHDFASVLVKTREGRPIKIENNELAMTNGHANARVNASILGLYDSLRVQGPMKGEEAISWETFNADTKKIFSEVGEKEIVFLTQTFASPSTSKLVGEFSEKYGNVHHVSYDAVSESAALDAFQAKYGKRALANYDFSKAMTIVSVGADFLGDWQGGGFDSAYSAKRIPENGKMNRHIQFESNMSLTGANADKRVPMKPSEQKKALAKLHSLVVGGSVSVDLPENISKAVQAAANELKKAGSNGVVVTGIQDVNAQTVVLEINEALSSKAFDSKTTINTKQGNDKAVMQLVADMKAGKVGALVMVGVNPMYTLPNAADFAEGLKKTKSIAFSMKQDETSLNCDYIAAAPHYLESWGDVEIKTGHFALMQPTIRPLFDTKQFQDVLLTWTDNTTAYNDYIKATWKESILNGASYNQALHDGVYVATTSIVEETTSTTDDAEQTDTPSGNAARALAASAKSSGMELAIYTKTGLGDGQQANNPWLQEFPDPITRTSWDNYLTISQADADAADLINENVANGGLNGSIVDVTVNGVTVKNVPVLIQPGQAKGSVGLSLGYGRTSGLKEEMQTGVNAYPLYQNFNANQEVSISKVAGEHEFACVQLHNTLMGRGDIIKETTLEVFNTKDKKYWNAIPEVSLNHVETPVTSPDVDLWDEFDRSIGHHFNLSIDLNACTGCGACVIACHAENNVPVVGKSEMRRSRDMHWLRIDRYYSSEDTFTGDLEKKENISGLGSSLSEFGEMENPSDNPQVVFQPMMCQHCNHAPCETVCPVAATAHGRQGQNHMAYNRCVGTRYCANNCPYKVRRFNWFLYNQNDEFDYFMNDDLGRMVLNPDVTVRSRGVMEKCSFCIQKTQKTILDAKRDGREVKDGEFQTACSAACGNGAMTFGDVNDKESKVAQLHEDDRMYHVLEYVGTKPNVFYHTKVRNTKA, via the coding sequence ATGTCATCAAACAAGAAATACTGGAAAAGTGTTGAGGAGCTAAACGAAAACAGCCCTATTGTTGAGACGCTACAACAAAACGAATTTGTAGAAGCAATTCCTACAGATGAGTTTTTAGGAGATAAAGAAACATTAGAATCTTCATCTACTACGCGTCGTGATTTCTTAAAATATGTTGGTTTTAGTACAGCAGCTGCATCTTTAGCAGCCTGTGAAGGACCAGTTGTAAAATCTATACCTTATGTAGTACAACCAAAGGAGATTATTCCTGGTGTTGCAAACTACTATGCAACTACAATTGCAGACGGTCACGATTTTGCTAGTGTTTTAGTAAAAACAAGAGAAGGTAGACCGATTAAAATTGAAAATAACGAATTAGCAATGACCAATGGTCACGCAAATGCTAGAGTTAACGCTTCGATTTTAGGTTTATATGATAGTTTACGTGTGCAAGGTCCAATGAAAGGTGAGGAAGCCATATCATGGGAGACTTTCAATGCTGACACAAAAAAGATATTTAGCGAAGTTGGTGAAAAGGAGATTGTATTCTTGACACAAACATTTGCTAGTCCATCAACTTCAAAATTAGTTGGTGAGTTTTCTGAAAAGTATGGTAATGTACATCACGTATCTTACGATGCAGTTTCAGAATCTGCAGCTTTAGACGCATTTCAAGCTAAGTATGGTAAACGTGCTTTAGCAAATTATGATTTTTCTAAAGCAATGACTATTGTTTCTGTTGGTGCAGATTTCTTAGGAGATTGGCAAGGTGGTGGATTTGATTCTGCTTATTCAGCGAAACGTATTCCTGAAAATGGAAAAATGAATCGTCATATTCAATTTGAGTCTAATATGTCATTAACAGGTGCAAACGCTGATAAGCGAGTGCCAATGAAACCTAGTGAACAGAAAAAGGCCTTGGCTAAATTACATAGTTTAGTTGTTGGTGGTTCTGTTTCAGTAGATTTACCTGAAAACATAAGCAAAGCAGTACAAGCTGCAGCTAACGAATTAAAGAAGGCTGGAAGCAACGGTGTTGTTGTGACTGGTATTCAGGATGTAAATGCTCAGACTGTAGTGTTAGAGATTAACGAAGCACTTTCAAGCAAGGCTTTTGACTCTAAAACAACAATAAACACAAAACAAGGTAACGATAAAGCAGTAATGCAATTAGTTGCTGATATGAAAGCTGGTAAAGTTGGTGCTTTAGTAATGGTTGGTGTCAATCCAATGTACACGTTACCAAACGCAGCTGATTTTGCTGAAGGTTTAAAGAAAACAAAATCAATTGCTTTTAGTATGAAGCAAGATGAAACATCTTTAAACTGTGACTATATAGCAGCAGCACCTCACTATTTAGAATCTTGGGGAGATGTTGAAATCAAAACAGGACATTTTGCATTAATGCAACCAACGATTCGTCCTTTGTTTGATACAAAACAATTTCAGGATGTGTTATTAACATGGACAGATAACACAACAGCATATAACGACTATATCAAGGCAACTTGGAAAGAAAGTATCTTAAACGGTGCTTCTTATAACCAAGCTTTACATGATGGTGTTTATGTAGCGACTACTTCAATAGTTGAAGAAACTACGTCGACTACAGACGATGCTGAACAAACTGATACACCAAGCGGTAATGCAGCTAGAGCGTTAGCAGCTTCTGCAAAGTCAAGTGGAATGGAGTTGGCTATTTATACCAAAACAGGTTTAGGTGATGGACAACAAGCTAACAACCCTTGGTTACAAGAGTTCCCTGATCCAATTACACGTACGTCTTGGGATAACTATTTAACAATTTCTCAAGCCGATGCAGATGCAGCAGATTTAATTAACGAGAACGTTGCAAATGGTGGTCTTAACGGAAGCATCGTAGATGTTACTGTAAATGGTGTGACTGTAAAAAATGTACCTGTGTTAATTCAGCCAGGTCAAGCTAAAGGTTCAGTAGGTTTATCATTAGGTTATGGTAGAACTTCTGGTCTTAAAGAAGAAATGCAAACAGGTGTAAACGCCTACCCATTATATCAAAACTTCAATGCAAACCAAGAGGTGTCTATCTCTAAAGTTGCTGGAGAACATGAATTTGCTTGTGTACAATTACACAATACATTAATGGGACGTGGAGATATCATTAAAGAAACAACTTTAGAGGTATTCAATACAAAAGATAAAAAATACTGGAATGCAATTCCTGAAGTATCATTAAATCATGTTGAAACTCCTGTTACATCTCCAGATGTAGATTTATGGGATGAGTTTGATCGTTCTATTGGACATCACTTTAATCTATCAATTGATTTAAATGCATGTACTGGTTGTGGTGCTTGTGTTATTGCATGTCATGCAGAAAATAATGTTCCTGTTGTTGGTAAGTCAGAAATGAGACGTAGTAGAGATATGCACTGGTTGCGTATTGATAGATACTACTCTTCTGAAGATACCTTCACTGGAGATTTAGAAAAGAAAGAAAACATTTCTGGTTTAGGAAGCTCATTAAGTGAGTTTGGCGAAATGGAAAATCCAAGTGATAATCCACAAGTTGTATTCCAACCAATGATGTGTCAGCATTGTAATCATGCACCTTGTGAAACTGTTTGTCCTGTTGCTGCAACAGCTCATGGTCGTCAAGGTCAAAACCACATGGCTTACAACCGTTGTGTAGGTACACGTTACTGTGCAAATAACTGTCCTTATAAAGTGCGTCGTTTCAACTGGTTCTTATACAACCAAAATGATGAGTTCGATTACTTTATGAATGACGATTTAGGACGTATGGTATTAAATCCAGATGTTACAGTTCGTTCTCGTGGTGTTATGGAAAAATGTTCATTCTGTATTCAAAAAACACAGAAAACAATTTTGGATGCTAAACGTGATGGACGTGAAGTTAAAGATGGTGAGTTCCAAACTGCATGTTCTGCAGCTTGTGGAAATGGTGCAATGACTTTTGGTGATGTAAATGATAAGGAAAGTAAAGTCGCTCAATTACATGAAGATGATCGTATGTATCATGTTTTAGAATATGTTGGAACAAAACCAAACGTATTTTACCATACGAAAGTTAGAAATACAAAAGCTTAA
- the nrfD gene encoding NrfD/PsrC family molybdoenzyme membrane anchor subunit, which translates to MASHYEAPIRRPLVTGEKSYHDVTVEVARPVEGKANRAWWIVFSIALVAFLWGIGCIIYTVSTGIGVWGLNKTVNWAWDITNFVWWVGIGHAGTLISAVLLLFRQKWRMAINRSAEAMTIFSVVQAGLFPIIHMGRPWLAYWVLPIPNQFGSLWVNFNSPLLWDVFAISTYLSVSLVFWWTGLLPDFAMIRDRAVKPFQKKIYSLLSFGWSGRAKDWQRFEEVSLVLAGLATPLVLSVHTIVSFDFATSVIPGWHTTIFPPYFVAGAIFSGFAMVNTLLIIMRKVCSLEDYITVQHIELMNIVIMLTGSIVGVAYITELFIAWYSGVEYEQYAFLNRATGPYAWAYWAMMSCNVFSPQFMWFKKLRTSIMFSFAISIVVNIGMWFERFVIIVTSLHRDYLPSSWSMFSPTFVDIGIFIGTIGFFFVLFLLYSRTFPVIAQAEVKTILKSSGERYKKIRERGDSLVGTGADARTSTANDTLTSSTETPVVTTDNSEKVNNLLGSIGTFDPATETADDLKKISGVGPKMEEVLNSIGIYTFLQVSKMTKNEYDLLDSITESFPGRAERDDWAGQAKNLLK; encoded by the coding sequence ATGGCGTCTCATTACGAAGCACCTATTAGAAGACCTTTAGTAACAGGAGAAAAATCCTATCACGACGTAACTGTCGAAGTTGCTAGACCTGTCGAAGGAAAAGCAAACCGCGCTTGGTGGATTGTTTTTAGTATTGCTCTTGTAGCTTTTCTTTGGGGAATAGGTTGTATTATTTATACGGTATCAACAGGTATCGGTGTTTGGGGTCTGAATAAGACTGTAAACTGGGCCTGGGATATTACAAACTTTGTTTGGTGGGTAGGTATCGGTCACGCAGGAACATTAATTTCCGCGGTACTATTATTATTCCGTCAAAAATGGAGAATGGCAATTAACCGTTCTGCGGAGGCCATGACAATTTTCTCTGTAGTACAAGCAGGTTTGTTCCCAATCATTCACATGGGCCGTCCATGGTTGGCATATTGGGTATTACCAATCCCTAACCAATTTGGTTCGTTATGGGTAAACTTTAACTCACCTTTACTTTGGGATGTATTTGCAATTTCTACATACTTGTCTGTATCGCTTGTATTCTGGTGGACAGGTTTATTGCCAGATTTTGCAATGATTAGAGATAGAGCTGTGAAGCCTTTTCAAAAGAAAATTTATTCTTTATTAAGTTTTGGTTGGTCGGGACGCGCAAAAGATTGGCAACGTTTTGAAGAAGTATCATTGGTGCTTGCAGGTTTAGCAACTCCATTAGTACTTTCTGTACACACGATTGTATCTTTTGATTTCGCAACGTCAGTTATACCAGGTTGGCACACGACGATTTTCCCACCTTACTTCGTAGCAGGTGCGATTTTCTCTGGTTTCGCCATGGTAAATACTTTACTTATTATCATGCGTAAAGTGTGTAGTCTAGAAGATTATATTACTGTACAACACATAGAATTAATGAATATCGTAATCATGCTTACAGGTTCTATCGTAGGTGTGGCTTATATTACAGAGTTATTCATCGCTTGGTACTCAGGTGTGGAGTATGAGCAGTATGCATTCTTAAACAGGGCAACTGGACCTTATGCTTGGGCATATTGGGCAATGATGTCTTGTAATGTTTTCTCTCCGCAATTTATGTGGTTCAAAAAATTACGTACAAGTATCATGTTTTCATTTGCAATTTCGATTGTAGTAAATATAGGGATGTGGTTTGAGCGTTTTGTAATTATTGTAACATCATTACACAGAGATTACTTACCATCATCATGGTCTATGTTTTCTCCAACCTTTGTTGATATCGGAATATTTATAGGAACTATAGGTTTCTTCTTTGTTCTATTCTTATTGTATTCACGTACATTCCCCGTAATAGCACAAGCCGAAGTAAAAACAATTCTGAAATCTTCAGGTGAACGTTACAAAAAAATTAGAGAACGTGGTGACAGTTTAGTTGGTACAGGTGCAGATGCTAGAACATCTACTGCAAATGATACTTTAACGTCATCAACTGAGACGCCAGTTGTTACAACTGATAATTCAGAAAAAGTAAACAACCTATTAGGAAGCATTGGGACATTTGACCCAGCAACAGAAACTGCTGATGATTTGAAAAAAATTAGTGGTGTTGGTCCTAAAATGGAAGAAGTGTTAAATAGCATTGGTATTTACACATTCTTACAAGTAAGTAAGATGACTAAAAACGAATACGACTTGTTAGATTCAATTACAGAATCATTCCCAGGAAGAGCTGAGAGAGATGATTGGGCAGGACAAGCTAAAAACTTATTAAAATAA
- a CDS encoding T9SS type A sorting domain-containing protein has protein sequence MRFFNQCITVVFLVFGLFVGAQQITLNACNNLLDNQDYIFEQINLVDERNIFQTVSNPSTGSRDCSGIGFCKLQMVWSDANMRWEIKADDGNDGFTSAYVLYYNDSASKPNPPDLTLGTWEEATTVTQSQCGAISSLTGTVQNSLSIDDFSLQNQFSVYPNPVKDKLYLVPNTNNESYLVSLYNVLGKRVFFKDNIDSIDVTQLKKGVYFLKIEIRDSVIKKKILIQ, from the coding sequence ATGAGATTTTTTAATCAATGTATTACAGTTGTATTTTTAGTATTCGGTCTTTTTGTTGGTGCGCAACAGATAACATTAAATGCTTGTAACAACTTGCTAGATAACCAAGATTATATATTCGAACAGATTAACTTGGTTGACGAAAGGAATATATTCCAAACAGTTTCTAATCCATCTACAGGTTCTAGAGATTGTAGTGGGATTGGATTTTGTAAATTACAAATGGTATGGAGTGATGCCAATATGCGCTGGGAGATTAAAGCAGATGATGGTAATGATGGCTTTACATCGGCCTATGTTTTATACTATAATGACTCTGCATCAAAACCTAATCCTCCAGATTTGACACTTGGTACTTGGGAAGAAGCAACCACCGTAACCCAATCACAATGTGGTGCAATAAGTTCATTAACAGGAACAGTACAAAACTCATTAAGCATAGATGATTTTAGTTTACAAAATCAATTTTCAGTCTATCCTAACCCTGTTAAAGACAAGCTTTATTTAGTGCCTAATACAAATAACGAATCGTATCTTGTATCACTCTATAATGTTTTAGGAAAGCGTGTTTTTTTTAAAGACAATATAGATAGTATTGATGTTACACAACTAAAAAAAGGCGTATATTTTTTGAAAATAGAAATAAGAGATTCAGTTATAAAAAAGAAAATTTTGATACAATAA
- a CDS encoding SPOR domain-containing protein has protein sequence MNKLNIKCLCFTALICFSSFINAQEGTVNIEQSKEIDKLLEFKKDIKTVETFRIQVYSGNSSSRASNVKSEFMQTYGQWPVEMIFNTPNYKIWVGNFRDRLEADRALLRIKKNYMNAFIFQPKKD, from the coding sequence ATGAATAAATTGAATATAAAATGTCTGTGTTTTACTGCACTAATATGCTTTAGCTCTTTTATAAATGCGCAAGAAGGCACTGTAAATATTGAGCAATCAAAAGAGATTGACAAACTATTAGAATTTAAAAAAGACATTAAAACAGTTGAAACTTTTAGGATACAAGTATACAGCGGTAACAGCTCTTCAAGAGCAAGTAATGTAAAATCAGAGTTTATGCAAACCTATGGGCAATGGCCTGTTGAGATGATTTTTAATACACCAAACTACAAAATATGGGTTGGTAATTTTAGAGATAGATTAGAAGCTGACAGAGCTTTGTTACGCATCAAAAAAAACTACATGAATGCTTTTATTTTTCAACCTAAAAAAGATTAA
- a CDS encoding cytochrome c3 family protein yields MKHVIYRNLTSSILRLGFILLLTFSTTVLAQEGDPANGKSLFNSQCAACHKLDKKMTGPALRNVEARLYEDEGLDREWLNKWIRNSSALIKSGDTYANKIWNEYNQTAMNAFPGFSDQDISDILAYTAEVPKIDPCVANPQPGCPNYVDPNTGGGDSTSNAIILGALALLFGLLAMALVLVNRTLKRFADAKGVAIPESKKRTPIWKAFAQNQFLVLVTSILFLLASGYFVYGYLMQVGIDQGYEPVQPIHYSHRIHAGDNQIDCKYCHSSARVSKHSGIPSLNVCMNCHKNISEVSEDTYAQGMNEYGKDYNKEIQKLYDAVGWDAENQKYTGETSPVKWIRIHNLPDFAYFNHSQHVSVAGLECQTCHGPVEDMEIMYQHSPLTMGWCINCHRETNVKVKDNAYYTKIHEQLSKKYGVEQLTAAQMGGLECGKCHY; encoded by the coding sequence ATGAAACACGTTATCTACCGTAATCTAACCTCAAGCATACTTCGTTTAGGTTTTATATTATTACTTACGTTTTCAACTACCGTTTTGGCCCAAGAAGGTGACCCAGCAAACGGAAAATCTTTATTTAATTCTCAATGTGCGGCATGTCATAAACTTGATAAAAAGATGACAGGTCCAGCTTTACGTAATGTTGAAGCAAGACTTTATGAAGACGAAGGTTTAGATAGAGAATGGTTAAACAAGTGGATAAGAAATAGCTCAGCATTAATTAAATCTGGAGATACTTACGCTAACAAAATTTGGAATGAGTACAACCAAACGGCGATGAATGCATTCCCTGGTTTTAGCGACCAAGATATTTCAGATATATTAGCTTACACTGCTGAAGTTCCAAAAATTGACCCATGTGTAGCTAATCCTCAGCCTGGGTGTCCGAACTATGTCGACCCAAATACAGGTGGCGGTGATTCAACATCAAATGCAATAATCCTTGGAGCTTTAGCTTTATTATTCGGATTATTAGCAATGGCTTTAGTTTTAGTAAATCGCACATTAAAGCGTTTTGCTGATGCTAAAGGTGTAGCAATACCAGAAAGCAAAAAAAGAACTCCGATTTGGAAAGCTTTTGCTCAAAACCAGTTTTTAGTATTAGTAACTTCAATCCTATTTTTATTAGCAAGTGGCTATTTTGTTTATGGTTACTTAATGCAAGTAGGTATTGATCAAGGTTACGAGCCAGTACAGCCAATTCATTATTCTCACAGAATTCACGCAGGAGACAATCAAATTGATTGTAAATATTGCCACTCTTCAGCAAGAGTAAGTAAGCATTCGGGTATTCCTTCATTGAATGTTTGTATGAATTGTCATAAAAATATATCAGAAGTTTCTGAAGATACTTATGCCCAAGGAATGAATGAATATGGGAAAGATTATAATAAAGAAATTCAAAAATTGTATGATGCCGTTGGATGGGATGCTGAAAATCAGAAATATACTGGCGAAACAAGTCCTGTAAAATGGATTCGCATACATAACTTACCAGACTTTGCTTACTTTAATCACTCGCAACACGTTTCTGTTGCAGGGTTAGAATGTCAGACATGTCATGGTCCAGTTGAAGATATGGAAATTATGTACCAACACTCACCATTAACTATGGGTTGGTGTATCAATTGCCACAGAGAAACAAACGTAAAGGTTAAAGACAACGCATACTACACTAAAATCCACGAGCAATTATCTAAGAAATATGGAGTGGAGCAGTTAACTGCAGCGCAAATGGGTGGATTAGAATGTGGTAAATGTCATTATTAA
- a CDS encoding c-type cytochrome: MKTTLKITVALALLVTIVSCNKKTRRNYQYMPNMYESVGYEAYQESDAFANGVEAQLPVEGTIARGYSLYEIEDSTAGYEEAKAGLTSPLDSSAVDYERGKELYEIYCGVCHGNKGAGQGILMKREKILGVPSYAARELTEGSIYHVIYYGLNSMGSYANFMNEEERWQVVAYVEKLKAELEK; encoded by the coding sequence ATGAAGACGACTTTAAAAATAACAGTAGCATTAGCATTGCTAGTAACCATAGTGTCTTGTAACAAAAAAACGAGACGTAACTATCAGTACATGCCAAATATGTATGAGTCTGTAGGATATGAAGCCTATCAAGAGTCAGATGCATTTGCAAATGGTGTCGAAGCACAATTACCTGTAGAAGGTACAATCGCAAGAGGTTATTCTTTATATGAAATTGAAGATTCTACAGCAGGTTATGAAGAAGCAAAAGCTGGTTTGACTAGTCCATTAGATTCTTCTGCAGTTGATTATGAAAGAGGAAAAGAGTTATATGAAATTTATTGTGGTGTATGTCACGGTAATAAAGGTGCAGGACAAGGCATTTTAATGAAGCGAGAAAAAATTCTTGGTGTTCCAAGTTATGCAGCAAGAGAATTAACTGAAGGAAGTATTTACCACGTTATATACTATGGATTAAATTCTATGGGTTCATATGCAAACTTTATGAATGAAGAAGAACGTTGGCAAGTTGTTGCTTATGTTGAAAAACTGAAGGCAGAATTAGAAAAATAA
- a CDS encoding phage tail protein has translation MKKITNLFLLAFIFGAITFCSAQEAYLGDIKLTGVNFDQRDWLSCDGRLLPIAQNTALFSLLGTTYGGDGQTTFALPDLRGRVPVGIGNGPGLSNVVLGQKGGNETNTLTVSQLPSHNHSVTAVAADGNSSSPANNYPAQTKTLDPEYASVGAATTMNTNMIANTGGGQSVPNRQPYLGVRYVICVSGIFPSQN, from the coding sequence ATGAAAAAAATTACAAATTTATTTTTACTAGCTTTTATTTTTGGAGCTATTACATTTTGTAGTGCGCAAGAGGCATATTTAGGAGATATAAAACTTACAGGTGTAAATTTTGACCAACGAGATTGGCTTAGCTGCGATGGACGTTTGCTTCCTATAGCACAGAATACAGCACTTTTTTCTTTATTAGGAACTACTTATGGCGGAGACGGACAGACAACATTTGCACTACCTGATTTAAGAGGAAGAGTGCCTGTTGGTATAGGTAATGGACCTGGGCTATCAAATGTTGTATTGGGTCAAAAAGGAGGTAATGAAACAAATACCTTAACTGTATCTCAATTACCATCACATAATCATAGTGTTACAGCCGTTGCAGCAGATGGAAACAGTTCTTCTCCTGCTAACAATTACCCAGCGCAAACTAAAACTTTAGACCCTGAATACGCATCTGTTGGTGCAGCTACAACCATGAATACAAATATGATAGCTAACACAGGTGGTGGACAATCAGTACCAAATAGACAGCCTTATTTAGGTGTTAGATATGTTATTTGTGTTAGCGGTATTTTTCCTTCACAAAATTAG
- a CDS encoding DUF3341 domain-containing protein: protein MEAASKVIHAIYNDDDVLMSAVKSVKAEKHHIEEIYTPFPVHGLDKIMGLAPTRLAICAFLYGCVGITVATVMMNFIMIEDWPQDIGGKPSFSYLENMPAFVPIMFELTVFFAAHLMVITFYLRSRMWPFKKAENPDPRTTDDMFLMEIAIHDNEADLTNLLKQTGAVEINIVDKDEDAH from the coding sequence ATGGAAGCAGCTTCAAAAGTAATTCATGCTATTTATAATGACGATGACGTTTTAATGTCAGCTGTAAAATCAGTTAAGGCAGAAAAGCATCATATCGAAGAAATATACACACCATTTCCAGTTCACGGACTAGACAAAATAATGGGGTTAGCTCCAACACGTTTAGCAATATGTGCATTCTTGTATGGATGTGTTGGTATTACTGTTGCAACAGTGATGATGAATTTCATAATGATTGAAGATTGGCCTCAAGATATCGGAGGTAAGCCAAGTTTTAGTTATTTAGAAAACATGCCGGCATTTGTGCCTATCATGTTTGAGTTAACGGTATTTTTCGCAGCTCACTTAATGGTTATCACATTTTATTTACGTAGTAGAATGTGGCCTTTCAAAAAAGCTGAAAACCCAGACCCAAGAACAACGGATGATATGTTCCTTATGGAAATAGCTATCCATGATAACGAAGCAGACTTAACAAACCTTTTGAAGCAAACAGGTGCTGTTGAGATTAATATTGTAGATAAAGACGAAGACGCACATTAA